From the Pseudoroseomonas cervicalis genome, one window contains:
- the eutC gene encoding ethanolamine ammonia-lyase subunit EutC encodes MARPPAPDPATDPATDPWARLRAATPARIGLGRAGDAPSLRAVLDFQRAHAEARDAVHAALDEAALRGALAQAGLGDHPTLSLHSQAPDRATYLRRPDLGRRLLPEDAASLPRGEWDVVFVLADGLSATALQRHAAPLLGAVLARLPGWRVGPLVIAHQARVALGDEIGAGLGATQLAMLVGERPGLSVADSLGVYLTHAPRPGRRDSERNCISNIHGAGGLSHAAAAAKLAWLMTEARRLGQTGIALKDDTPLPPLLEG; translated from the coding sequence ATGGCCCGGCCCCCCGCCCCCGACCCGGCGACCGACCCGGCGACCGACCCCTGGGCCAGGCTGCGCGCGGCGACCCCCGCCCGCATCGGCCTGGGCCGCGCCGGCGATGCGCCCTCCCTGCGCGCCGTGCTGGACTTCCAGCGGGCCCATGCCGAGGCGCGCGACGCCGTGCACGCCGCGCTGGACGAGGCCGCCCTGCGCGGCGCCCTGGCGCAGGCCGGGCTGGGCGATCACCCCACCCTCTCGCTGCACAGCCAGGCGCCGGACCGCGCCACCTATCTGCGCCGCCCCGATCTCGGCCGCCGCCTGCTTCCCGAGGATGCGGCCAGCCTGCCGCGCGGCGAATGGGATGTGGTCTTTGTCCTGGCCGATGGCCTCTCCGCCACCGCCCTGCAGCGCCACGCGGCGCCTTTGCTGGGGGCGGTGCTGGCCCGCCTGCCGGGCTGGCGCGTCGGCCCGCTGGTCATCGCGCATCAGGCCCGCGTGGCGCTGGGCGACGAGATCGGCGCCGGCCTCGGCGCCACGCAACTCGCCATGCTGGTGGGCGAGCGCCCCGGCCTGTCGGTGGCCGACAGCCTGGGCGTCTACCTGACCCACGCGCCCCGCCCGGGCCGGCGGGATTCGGAGCGCAACTGCATCTCCAACATCCATGGCGCCGGCGGCCTCAGCCACGCCGCCGCCGCCGCCAAGCTGGCCTGGCTGATGACCGAGGCGCGGCGCCTCGGCCAGACCGGCATCGCGCTCAAGGACGACACCCCCCTGCCCCCGCTGCTGGAGGGCTGA